In the genome of Coraliomargarita parva, one region contains:
- a CDS encoding helix-turn-helix domain-containing protein, whose amino-acid sequence MLGISAPSVDRLTKRGLLRPSRATRRPLYSKTEIERFLRETSEVVY is encoded by the coding sequence ATCCTCGGCATCTCTGCCCCCTCAGTGGACCGCCTCACAAAGCGCGGCCTACTTCGCCCCTCTCGGGCCACCCGTCGCCCACTCTACTCAAAAACCGAAATCGAACGCTTTTTGCGTGAAACTTCGGAGGTGGTCTATTGA